The following are encoded together in the Jaculus jaculus isolate mJacJac1 chromosome 3, mJacJac1.mat.Y.cur, whole genome shotgun sequence genome:
- the Ddi1 gene encoding protein DDI1 homolog 1 has protein sequence MLITVYCVRRDLSEGTFSLQVNPDFELCNFRVLCELESGVPAEEIQIIYMEKLLTDEHCSLGAYGLKDGDVVVLVQKDNMGPWSSGPTPNQPRTDFTASAVPGTSSSRPQHPHQPQHQRPPSAQQFHGLASGEKMAHPHSLDNPALIRSMLLSNPHDLSLLKERNPSLAEALLSGNLETFSQVLMEQQNEQFLREQERLRLYNADPFDQEAQARIEEEIRQQNIEENMNIAMEEAPESFGQVAMLYINCKVNGHPLKAFVDSGAQMTILSQACAERCNIMRLVDRRWAGVAKGVGTQRIVGRIHLAQIQIEGDFLQCSFSILEEQPMDILLGLDMLRRHQCSIDLKKNVLVIGTTGTQTSFLPEGELPLCARLVSGIGQDESSDKEATNNIKYSVKDSGRKKR, from the coding sequence ATGCTGATCACTGTGTACTGTGTACGGAGGGACCTGTCTGAGGGAACCTTCTCCCTCCAGGTTAATCCTGACTTTGAGCTCTGCAACTTCCGAGTCCTCTGTGAACTCGAATCCGGAGTCCCTGCTGAAGAAATCCAGATCATCTACATGGAAAAACTTCTCACAGACGAGCACTGCTCCCTGGGCGCCTATGGCCTCAAAGACGGCGACGTCGTAGTGTTAGTTCAGAAAGATAATATGGGTCCTTGGTCTTCAGGACCGACTCCAAACCAGCCTCGCACGGATTTCACTGCCTCTGCTGTGCCTGGAACGTCAAGCTCTCGTCCGCAGCACCCGCACCAGCCTCAGCACCAGCGCCCACCGTCAGCTCAGCAGTTCCACGGCTTGGCCTCTGGAGAGAAAATGGCCCATCCTCACAGTCTGGATAACCCTGCCTTAATTCGCAGCATGCTGCTTTCCAACCCCCACGATCTGTCCCTACTGAAGGAACGCAATCCCTCTTTGGCGGAGGCCCTGCTCAGTGGAAACCTTGAGACGTTTTCTCAGGTGCTGATGGAGCAGCAAAACGAACAGttcttgagagagcaagaaaggttGCGTCTCTATAATGCTGACCCATTTGATCAGGAAGCACAGGCCAGAATAGAAGAAGAGATCCGACAACAGAACATCGAAGAAAACATGAACATAGCGATGGAAGAGGCTCCTGAGAGTTTTGGACAAGTGGCCATGCTCTATATTAACTGCAAAGTAAATGGACATCCCTTGAAGGCTTTTGTTGACTCTGGTGCACAGATGACCATCCTGAGTCAAGCTTGTGCTGAGAGATGTAACATCATGAGGCTGGTGGACAGGCGGTGGGCTGGAGTCGCTAAAGGGGTAGGCACGCAGAGGATCGTGGGCCGTATTCACCTGGCTCAGATTCAAATTGAAGGTGATTTCCTGCAGTGCTCTTTCTCCATACTGGAAGAGCAGCCCATGGACATTCTTCTAGGACTAGACATGCTCAGGAGGCATCAGTGTTCCATCGACTTGAAGAAGAACGTGCTGGTGATTGGTACCACTGGCACAcagacttccttccttcctgagggAGAGCTACCTTTGTGTGCTAGGTTGGTAAGTGGTATTGGGCAAGACGAGTCTTCAGacaaagaagcaacaaataatattaaatattcagTCAAGGATTCGGGACGGAAAAAGCGCTGA